A part of Streptomyces sp. NBC_01235 genomic DNA contains:
- a CDS encoding threonine/serine dehydratase, with translation MIGISDIEAAAERIAGHLVRTPTLPSPGLSTLLGVPVTTKLELLQRTGSFKARGATAKLLSLSEAERAAGAVAVSGGNHGIALAVMAAALDVKATVVMPRSAPARSVELVAAAGASVRLTDTMGGAFTLVERLRDEGLTLVHPFDDPVVVAGQGTVGLEFAADAGELTDVLVSVGGGGLIAGVAAALRADRPDVRIWGVETEGAQAMSEALAAGGPVQVELSSIVSTLSAPSVSQLTYDHVSALVGEVLVVSDREAVRGCLDLAEHAKVWTEPAAGCLLPAARQVVERVGDGARLGLVVCGGNATAADMMSWMDRFGLRREHSPG, from the coding sequence TTGATCGGCATCTCGGACATCGAAGCCGCGGCCGAGCGGATCGCCGGACATCTCGTCCGTACCCCGACCCTGCCGAGCCCGGGCCTGTCGACGCTGCTCGGTGTCCCCGTGACCACGAAGCTGGAACTCCTCCAGCGCACCGGTTCCTTCAAGGCGCGCGGGGCGACGGCGAAGCTGTTGTCGTTGAGCGAGGCCGAGCGGGCAGCGGGGGCCGTGGCCGTGAGCGGCGGAAACCACGGGATCGCGCTCGCGGTCATGGCCGCCGCGCTGGACGTGAAGGCCACGGTCGTGATGCCGCGTTCGGCTCCCGCCCGTTCCGTCGAGCTCGTGGCGGCGGCCGGCGCCTCGGTGCGGCTGACCGACACGATGGGCGGCGCGTTCACGCTGGTGGAGCGATTGCGGGACGAGGGCCTCACGTTGGTGCACCCGTTCGACGATCCGGTGGTCGTCGCCGGGCAGGGCACGGTCGGCCTGGAGTTCGCCGCCGACGCCGGTGAGCTCACGGACGTCCTGGTGAGTGTCGGGGGCGGCGGCCTGATCGCCGGTGTCGCCGCGGCCCTGCGCGCCGACCGCCCGGACGTGCGGATCTGGGGTGTGGAGACGGAGGGCGCGCAGGCGATGTCGGAGGCGCTGGCGGCGGGCGGGCCGGTGCAGGTGGAGCTGTCGTCGATCGTCTCCACCCTCAGCGCGCCCAGCGTCTCGCAGTTGACGTACGACCATGTATCCGCGCTGGTCGGCGAGGTGTTGGTGGTTTCCGACCGGGAGGCCGTGCGGGGCTGCCTGGACCTCGCCGAGCACGCCAAGGTGTGGACCGAACCGGCGGCCGGTTGCCTCCTGCCCGCGGCCCGGCAGGTCGTGGAACGGGTGGGGGACGGCGCACGGCTGGGGCTGGTGGTCTGCGGGGGCAACGCGACGGCCGCGGACATGATGTCCTGGATGGATCGGTTCGGGCTGCGCCGAGAGCACTCGCCGGGATAA
- a CDS encoding cholesterol oxidase substrate-binding domain-containing protein, protein MTDRSLSNHQPGDPSWTRRGFLRTAAATLAAAPVLVAADPAVAAQELPDFPPDVFLSRTAYRNWDGEITVTGLWACAPAGPDQVVGVVNWAWRHGWTVRPRGASHGWSPLTVAEDTSADAPVLLVDTAPHLTGLALVGSDAVRAGTGVTLEDLLTFLEGHGLGVTAAPAPGDLTLGGALAVDAHGTAVPARGEERLPGQTYGSLSNRVLSLTAVVWDADGGAYGLRTYRRDEADGAALLTHLGRSLVTEVVLRVGADSNLRCVSRTDIPAKELFAAPGTKGRTLASFLESDGRVEAIWFAFTESPWFKVWSVEPTKPLTSRHVTSPYPYPFSDNVPTLVADLAGRMVADGAWYLAPVLGNAQLDVAAVGLVATLSADIWGPSKNTLLYIRPTTLRVHANGYAVLTGRDQVQRVVAEFTSFYRERLAAYAALGRFPVNGSVEIRVTGLDDPAEAQLAGARPPSLSALRPDPDHPEWDTAVWLDVLTLPGTPYTEAFYRGLERFLLATYDGTHALTRVEWSKGWGYTDEAAWSDGEVLGTVVPESFGSAWDEAADALERQDPHRVFRAPLHGRLFP, encoded by the coding sequence GTGACTGATCGTTCACTGAGCAACCATCAACCGGGGGACCCTTCTTGGACCCGCCGCGGCTTCCTGCGCACCGCGGCCGCGACCCTGGCCGCCGCCCCCGTCCTGGTGGCCGCCGACCCGGCCGTCGCCGCGCAGGAGCTGCCGGACTTTCCCCCGGACGTCTTCCTCTCCCGTACGGCGTACCGGAACTGGGACGGCGAGATCACCGTGACCGGCCTGTGGGCGTGCGCGCCCGCGGGGCCCGACCAGGTGGTCGGCGTCGTCAACTGGGCCTGGCGGCACGGCTGGACGGTACGGCCCCGGGGCGCGTCGCACGGCTGGTCGCCGCTGACCGTCGCGGAGGACACGTCGGCGGACGCGCCGGTCCTGCTCGTCGACACCGCTCCGCATCTGACCGGCCTGGCCCTGGTCGGGTCCGACGCGGTGCGCGCCGGGACCGGTGTCACGCTGGAGGACCTGCTCACCTTCCTCGAAGGCCATGGCCTCGGTGTCACCGCCGCACCGGCCCCCGGCGACCTCACGCTGGGCGGCGCGCTGGCCGTCGACGCGCACGGCACGGCCGTACCGGCGCGGGGCGAGGAGCGGCTGCCCGGGCAGACCTACGGCTCGCTCAGCAACCGTGTGCTCTCCCTGACGGCCGTGGTGTGGGACGCGGACGGCGGGGCGTACGGCTTGCGGACGTATCGCCGTGACGAGGCGGACGGCGCGGCGCTGCTCACGCATCTCGGGCGGTCGCTGGTGACCGAGGTGGTGCTGCGGGTGGGTGCCGACAGCAACCTGCGGTGTGTCAGCCGTACGGACATTCCGGCGAAGGAGCTGTTCGCGGCGCCCGGCACGAAGGGGCGGACGCTGGCGAGCTTCCTGGAGTCCGACGGGCGGGTGGAGGCCATCTGGTTCGCGTTCACCGAGTCCCCGTGGTTCAAGGTGTGGTCCGTCGAACCGACGAAGCCGCTCACCTCGCGGCACGTGACGTCGCCGTACCCGTACCCCTTCTCCGACAACGTCCCGACACTGGTGGCGGACCTGGCCGGGCGGATGGTCGCGGACGGGGCCTGGTATCTGGCGCCGGTGCTCGGCAACGCGCAACTCGACGTGGCCGCGGTCGGGCTCGTGGCGACCCTGTCGGCGGACATCTGGGGGCCGTCGAAGAACACGCTGCTGTACATCAGGCCGACCACGCTGCGGGTGCACGCCAACGGGTACGCGGTACTGACCGGCCGGGACCAGGTGCAGCGTGTCGTCGCCGAGTTCACCTCCTTCTACCGGGAGCGGCTGGCCGCGTACGCCGCCCTGGGCCGCTTCCCCGTCAACGGCTCGGTGGAGATCCGGGTGACCGGCCTCGACGACCCGGCGGAGGCCCAACTCGCCGGCGCCCGGCCGCCGTCGCTCTCCGCGCTGCGCCCCGACCCCGACCACCCCGAGTGGGACACGGCCGTCTGGCTGGACGTGCTGACGCTCCCGGGGACGCCGTACACCGAGGCGTTCTACCGCGGGCTCGAGCGCTTCCTGCTCGCGACCTACGACGGCACGCACGCCCTCACCCGGGTGGAGTGGTCGAAGGGCTGGGGATACACGGACGAGGCCGCGTGGAGTGACGGGGAGGTTCTGGGGACGGTGGTGCCGGAGTCCTTCGGTTCCGCGTGGGACGAGGCCGCGGATGCACTGGAACGGCAGGACCCGCACCGGGTGTTCCGGGCACCGCTGCACGGGCGGCTGTTCCCCTAG
- a CDS encoding serine hydrolase domain-containing protein, with amino-acid sequence MSARPLPSSPPSAQGVDACGVLAFLDAVEAAEIVEPHSLVILRHGRLVASGWWEPYTPDRLHLLYSLSKSFTSTAAGFALAEGLIGLDDPVLSYFPELDADVTDPRSRAMLVRHVAAMASGHEAETYERAHALDPDDLVRGFLLLPPDRDPGTVFAYNQPATYTLAAIVQRVTGESLTAYLRPRLLDPLGIGEVAWLTDASGRELGFSGLHGTTDAIARLGQLYLDEGVWDGERLLSREWVTEATREQVATAPGATAGADRADWDRGYGFQFWRSRHGYRGDGAYGQFCLVLPEHDAVIAATGATNDMQALLTLVWEHLLPAFGPRPLTGHEDCDEALARRLARLALPPAPGKPAPPERGGEWSGAAFTPRGGVCADQPELTGAAVTGGTDGWTLTLLEEAGGRRLEFPLGSGGWHVTDEPLPTAVSGGWTDADTITAHIAFLETPHRLRVTCSLIDRTFTARWDTQPLHGGALRSLRAPRRSPGSPRSPRSGG; translated from the coding sequence ATGAGCGCCCGCCCCCTGCCTTCGAGCCCCCCGTCCGCCCAGGGCGTCGACGCCTGTGGCGTCCTCGCCTTCCTCGACGCCGTGGAGGCGGCCGAGATCGTCGAGCCGCACAGTCTGGTGATCCTGCGCCACGGCCGGCTCGTCGCCTCCGGCTGGTGGGAGCCGTACACCCCCGACCGGCTCCACCTGCTGTACTCGCTCAGCAAGAGCTTCACGTCCACGGCCGCCGGGTTCGCCCTCGCCGAGGGGCTGATCGGCCTCGATGACCCGGTGCTCTCGTACTTCCCGGAGCTCGACGCGGACGTCACAGACCCGCGCAGCCGCGCGATGCTGGTGCGGCACGTGGCGGCGATGGCGAGCGGGCACGAGGCGGAGACCTACGAGCGGGCGCACGCGCTCGACCCCGACGACCTGGTCCGCGGCTTCCTGCTGCTGCCGCCGGACCGGGACCCGGGAACCGTGTTCGCGTACAACCAGCCCGCCACCTACACGCTTGCCGCGATCGTGCAGCGGGTCACGGGCGAATCGCTCACCGCGTATCTGCGGCCGCGACTGCTGGACCCGCTCGGCATCGGCGAGGTCGCCTGGCTGACCGACGCCTCCGGCCGCGAACTCGGCTTCAGCGGGCTGCACGGCACCACCGACGCGATCGCCCGGCTGGGTCAGCTGTATCTGGACGAGGGCGTGTGGGACGGCGAGCGGCTGCTGTCGCGGGAGTGGGTCACCGAGGCGACGCGCGAGCAGGTGGCGACGGCGCCCGGTGCGACGGCCGGCGCGGACCGTGCGGACTGGGACCGAGGCTACGGCTTCCAGTTCTGGCGCTCCCGGCACGGCTACCGCGGCGACGGGGCCTACGGACAGTTCTGTCTGGTCCTGCCCGAGCACGACGCCGTGATCGCCGCGACCGGGGCGACGAACGACATGCAGGCGCTGCTCACCCTCGTCTGGGAGCATCTGCTGCCGGCGTTCGGGCCGCGGCCGCTGACCGGCCACGAGGACTGCGACGAGGCCCTCGCGCGGCGTCTGGCGCGGCTCGCGCTTCCACCGGCCCCCGGGAAGCCCGCGCCACCGGAGCGGGGCGGGGAGTGGTCGGGCGCCGCGTTCACACCCCGCGGCGGTGTCTGCGCCGACCAGCCGGAACTGACCGGCGCCGCCGTCACCGGGGGCACCGACGGCTGGACACTGACCCTCCTGGAGGAAGCGGGCGGCCGGCGACTGGAGTTCCCCCTGGGGTCCGGCGGCTGGCACGTGACCGACGAGCCGCTGCCCACCGCCGTGAGCGGCGGGTGGACCGACGCAGACACGATCACCGCGCACATCGCCTTCCTCGAGACCCCGCACCGCCTGCGGGTGACGTGCTCCCTCATCGACCGGACCTTCACCGCCCGCTGGGACACGCAGCCCCTGCACGGCGGCGCGCTGCGCTCGCTGCGCGCACCACGCCGGTCGCCCGGATCACCCCGCTCGCCCCGGTCAGGCGGCTGA
- a CDS encoding serine/threonine protein kinase: protein MAMVKTHVSTHELIAGRYRLLDVVHRETNRVSWYGEYVEDTGAARPCLVTRIGLPADQGEEKARQAADRVLRMSETVARLCPGRIAAVVDAVEEEGSLWTVTEWIDGLPLGQLLAQKGAFSPARAAAIGLELLDVLEVAHGEGITHGELSPGQIFLRARGPLVLTGFGLAGATLAPRVAAPSYASPEQARDERIGPAADLWALGAILYTMVEGRPPYRDRDRPESTLKGVDRLPLRTPLRAGPLTGTVQGLLRKDSRERLTRTVVRQSLTRVLDEDPHDVMPAPKLRRACAAARHIGPQWSGRAMAAGTALAVVTVAVAALAVTHQLPDSDDTASGGAQARPSASAATPGEDAGDRAPATPTAPPTEPSSPSPSTSTDASPSAPPSAPPSAPPSASADALPDGYRVYRAPEGFSVALPAGWKRLETARGDDQAYRITFGATGDPRTLAVTYSESAGPDPVAVWRDEVEPNLKKNDGFRRIGDIEATTYQGYKAADMEWLEDVDGTQVRTFGRGFLLGGHRSFSLRWTTPAVDWDKKANRQALDTFLRTFRPGSAA, encoded by the coding sequence ATGGCCATGGTCAAGACGCACGTCTCCACGCACGAGTTGATCGCCGGGAGGTACCGGCTGCTCGACGTCGTCCACCGGGAGACGAACCGCGTCAGCTGGTACGGCGAGTACGTCGAGGACACCGGGGCGGCGCGGCCGTGCCTGGTCACCAGGATCGGACTGCCCGCCGATCAGGGCGAGGAAAAGGCGCGTCAGGCCGCCGACCGGGTCCTGCGCATGTCGGAGACGGTGGCGCGGCTGTGCCCGGGCCGGATCGCCGCGGTCGTCGACGCCGTGGAGGAGGAGGGCTCCCTGTGGACCGTCACCGAATGGATCGACGGCCTGCCCCTGGGTCAACTCCTGGCGCAGAAGGGGGCGTTCAGTCCCGCCAGGGCCGCGGCGATCGGGCTGGAGCTGCTCGACGTGCTCGAGGTCGCGCACGGTGAGGGCATCACCCACGGCGAGCTGAGCCCCGGCCAGATCTTCCTGCGGGCCCGCGGCCCGCTCGTCCTCACCGGCTTCGGACTGGCGGGTGCGACCCTCGCGCCGCGGGTGGCGGCCCCGTCGTACGCCTCGCCCGAGCAGGCCCGGGACGAGCGGATCGGTCCGGCGGCCGACCTGTGGGCGCTGGGCGCGATCCTCTACACGATGGTCGAGGGACGGCCGCCGTACCGGGACCGGGACCGGCCCGAGAGCACGCTGAAGGGCGTGGACCGGCTGCCGCTGCGCACCCCGCTGCGCGCGGGCCCGCTCACCGGAACCGTGCAGGGGCTGCTGCGCAAGGACTCCCGGGAACGGCTGACCCGGACGGTCGTACGCCAGTCCCTCACCCGGGTGCTGGACGAGGACCCGCACGACGTCATGCCCGCCCCGAAGCTGAGGCGTGCCTGCGCCGCGGCCCGGCACATCGGTCCGCAGTGGAGCGGCCGTGCCATGGCGGCCGGGACGGCGCTGGCCGTCGTCACGGTGGCGGTCGCCGCGCTCGCCGTGACCCACCAACTGCCCGACAGTGACGACACGGCGTCGGGCGGCGCGCAGGCCCGGCCGTCCGCGTCCGCCGCGACGCCCGGCGAGGACGCCGGTGACAGAGCCCCCGCGACGCCGACCGCACCCCCGACCGAGCCGAGCAGCCCGTCCCCCAGCACGTCCACCGACGCCTCTCCCTCGGCGCCCCCATCGGCGCCCCCCTCGGCGCCGCCCTCTGCCTCCGCCGACGCCCTCCCGGACGGCTACCGCGTCTACCGCGCGCCCGAGGGCTTCTCGGTCGCCCTGCCCGCCGGCTGGAAGCGGCTGGAGACCGCGCGCGGCGACGATCAGGCGTACCGCATCACCTTCGGGGCGACCGGCGACCCGCGCACCCTCGCGGTCACCTACAGCGAGAGCGCCGGACCGGACCCGGTGGCCGTCTGGCGCGACGAGGTCGAGCCCAATCTGAAGAAGAACGACGGTTTCCGGCGGATCGGCGACATCGAGGCGACCACGTACCAGGGGTACAAGGCCGCCGACATGGAGTGGCTCGAAGACGTCGACGGCACACAGGTGCGCACGTTCGGCCGGGGCTTTCTGCTCGGCGGGCACCGCAGCTTCTCACTGCGCTGGACGACGCCCGCCGTGGACTGGGACAAGAAAGCCAACCGGCAGGCCCTGGACACGTTCCTGCGGACCTTCCGGCCGGGTTCAGCCGCCTGA
- a CDS encoding DUF6328 family protein: MWGELIQEVRVAQTGVQILFGFLLTVVFTPRYADLPQTDQVIYIVTVVLGACATGALIGPVSLHRLVSGRRVKPQAVRWASRLTLVGLLLLLATMTASLLLILRVATHDDYVPWLVSGVVAWYALCWFVLPLWTRRRYTTQ, from the coding sequence ATGTGGGGCGAGCTCATCCAGGAGGTCCGCGTCGCCCAGACAGGCGTGCAGATCCTCTTCGGCTTCCTGCTGACCGTGGTGTTCACCCCGCGCTATGCCGACCTGCCACAAACCGACCAGGTCATCTACATCGTGACCGTCGTCCTGGGCGCCTGCGCGACCGGCGCGCTCATCGGCCCCGTCTCCCTGCACCGCCTGGTCTCCGGACGGCGGGTGAAGCCGCAGGCGGTGCGGTGGGCGTCCCGGCTGACCCTCGTCGGCCTGCTCCTGCTGCTCGCCACCATGACCGCCTCGCTGCTGCTGATCCTGCGGGTGGCCACCCACGACGACTACGTGCCCTGGCTGGTCTCCGGCGTGGTCGCCTGGTACGCGCTGTGCTGGTTCGTGCTGCCGCTGTGGACCCGGCGCCGCTACACGACGCAGTGA
- a CDS encoding polyprenyl synthetase family protein: MTALDAAVREVAAAHGSGEHTEAPAPAPATPPGAPQVLARCRALVRPALMEAVGRSHPWVGEMAGYAFGWCGVGGVPSAGSGGKGVRQALAVLGAEAAGAPARAGVPAAVAVELVHAFSLLHDDIMDGDPTRRGRPTVWKAYGTGPAVLAGDALFALAVETLALQPPPAGADAVRLLSGALGDLVRGQADDLLFAARPWSGPERVPPEDYRAMAEGKTGALLGCAAALGAVLGGASPAVANALDRAGRHLGVAFQVVDDVLGIWGDPSVTGKPVHGDLRERKKTFPVLAALDSPAPAARRLAVLLERDGDPGAAAELIEEAGGRTAALVEAGRQVAAAESALAKAPLAAGALSDLRRLVDFVVRRNL, translated from the coding sequence GTGACGGCGCTCGACGCGGCCGTACGGGAAGTCGCCGCGGCACACGGTTCGGGGGAGCACACCGAAGCACCCGCACCCGCACCCGCGACGCCGCCTGGCGCACCCCAGGTCCTCGCCCGCTGCCGCGCGTTGGTGCGGCCCGCGCTCATGGAGGCCGTCGGACGGTCGCATCCCTGGGTGGGTGAGATGGCCGGGTACGCCTTCGGCTGGTGCGGGGTCGGCGGGGTGCCCTCGGCCGGCTCCGGGGGCAAGGGCGTACGGCAGGCCCTCGCGGTACTCGGCGCCGAGGCGGCCGGGGCGCCCGCGCGGGCCGGTGTGCCCGCGGCGGTCGCGGTGGAACTGGTGCACGCCTTCTCCCTGCTCCACGACGACATCATGGACGGCGACCCGACCCGGCGCGGGCGCCCCACGGTGTGGAAGGCGTACGGCACGGGACCGGCGGTCCTGGCGGGCGACGCGCTGTTCGCCCTGGCGGTGGAGACCCTCGCACTGCAACCGCCCCCGGCCGGCGCCGACGCCGTGCGTCTGCTGTCCGGCGCGCTCGGGGACCTCGTACGCGGGCAGGCCGACGACCTGTTGTTCGCCGCGCGGCCCTGGTCGGGGCCGGAGCGGGTGCCGCCGGAGGACTACCGGGCGATGGCCGAGGGGAAGACGGGTGCGCTGCTGGGCTGTGCGGCGGCCCTGGGGGCCGTCCTGGGCGGGGCGTCCCCGGCCGTGGCGAACGCGCTGGACCGGGCCGGACGGCACCTGGGGGTCGCCTTCCAGGTGGTCGACGACGTGCTGGGCATCTGGGGCGACCCTTCGGTGACGGGCAAACCCGTGCACGGCGATCTGCGGGAGCGGAAGAAGACGTTCCCCGTGCTGGCCGCCCTCGACTCGCCCGCCCCCGCCGCGCGCCGCCTGGCCGTGCTCCTGGAGCGGGACGGCGATCCGGGTGCGGCGGCGGAGCTGATCGAGGAGGCGGGAGGCCGTACGGCGGCGCTCGTCGAGGCGGGCCGGCAGGTCGCCGCCGCCGAATCGGCGCTCGCAAAGGCGCCGCTCGCCGCCGGCGCCCTGAGCGACCTGCGCCGTCTGGTGGACTTCGTCGTGCGCCGGAACCTCTGA
- a CDS encoding LLM class F420-dependent oxidoreductase has translation MVRIGYTMMTEQAGPRELVDHVVRAEEAGFDFSVTSDHYFPWLRAQGHSPYAWSVLGAAAQATSRIPLMTYVTCPTFRYHPAVVAQKAATMQLLSEGRFRLGLGSGENLNEHVVGGGWPAVDVRHEMLEEAVEIIRALFEGGHVTRHGTHYDVDSARLWDLPDEPPPIGIAVSGEQSCELAGRLGDLVIATEPESGLLEAFDRHGGAGKPRVGQLPVCHDPDRDTAVRRAHAQFRWFGNGWKVNSELPHPDSFESATQFVTPDDVASAIPCGDDPDDFVEAVRPYAEAGFTEIALVQIGGDSQPAYLDWAEKTLLPALREALG, from the coding sequence ATGGTGCGAATCGGATACACGATGATGACCGAACAGGCCGGCCCTCGTGAACTGGTCGACCACGTGGTGCGCGCCGAAGAGGCGGGCTTCGACTTCTCGGTGACGTCGGACCACTACTTTCCGTGGCTGCGTGCGCAGGGGCACTCACCGTACGCGTGGAGCGTGCTCGGAGCCGCCGCCCAGGCCACGTCACGCATTCCGCTGATGACGTACGTGACGTGTCCGACCTTCCGCTACCACCCGGCGGTGGTGGCGCAGAAGGCGGCGACGATGCAGCTGCTGTCCGAGGGACGCTTCCGGCTCGGGCTCGGCTCCGGGGAGAATCTCAACGAGCATGTGGTGGGCGGTGGCTGGCCCGCCGTGGACGTGCGGCACGAGATGCTGGAGGAGGCCGTGGAGATCATCCGCGCGCTGTTCGAGGGCGGACACGTGACGCGGCACGGCACCCACTACGACGTGGACTCGGCCCGGTTGTGGGACCTTCCCGACGAGCCGCCGCCGATCGGCATCGCCGTCTCCGGCGAGCAGTCCTGCGAACTGGCGGGCCGGCTGGGCGATCTGGTGATCGCCACGGAGCCCGAGTCCGGTCTGCTGGAGGCGTTCGACCGGCACGGCGGCGCGGGCAAGCCGCGCGTGGGCCAGCTCCCCGTCTGCCACGACCCCGACCGGGACACGGCCGTGCGGCGCGCGCACGCCCAGTTCCGCTGGTTCGGCAACGGCTGGAAGGTGAACTCCGAACTGCCGCACCCGGACTCCTTCGAGTCGGCGACGCAGTTCGTGACGCCCGACGACGTCGCCTCGGCGATCCCCTGCGGCGACGATCCCGACGACTTCGTCGAGGCCGTACGCCCGTACGCCGAAGCCGGGTTCACGGAGATCGCCCTGGTGCAGATCGGCGGCGACTCGCAGCCGGCGTACCTGGACTGGGCGGAGAAGACCCTGCTGCCCGCGCTGCGCGAGGCCCTCGGCTGA
- a CDS encoding TetR/AcrR family transcriptional regulator produces MSAVNTPSGTSAAPARRDAEATKAAILRAARHLLARHAHADITLKAVAERAGVSPPLILKYFGNKDALFARVMSFEEDAEALLAGPLEDLGRHMVRHVVVGQRERGADPVLRIVFAPLHGDHGDILRTNFRAQVTERLAARLTGPDAAVRAELALAALLGLGVMFGIARGRGVRAMPVEDIVDRYGPTVQAHLTP; encoded by the coding sequence ATGAGTGCCGTGAACACCCCGTCCGGAACCTCCGCGGCGCCCGCACGTCGGGACGCCGAGGCGACCAAGGCGGCCATCCTGCGCGCCGCCCGCCATCTCCTGGCCCGCCACGCCCACGCGGACATCACCCTCAAGGCCGTCGCGGAGCGCGCCGGGGTGAGCCCGCCCCTGATCCTGAAGTACTTCGGTAACAAGGACGCCCTCTTCGCCCGCGTGATGTCCTTCGAGGAGGACGCCGAGGCTCTCCTGGCCGGCCCGCTGGAGGACCTGGGCCGCCACATGGTCCGGCATGTCGTGGTCGGCCAGCGCGAGCGCGGCGCCGACCCCGTGCTGCGCATCGTCTTCGCCCCCCTGCACGGCGACCACGGGGACATCCTGCGGACCAACTTCCGCGCCCAGGTCACCGAACGCCTCGCCGCCCGCCTCACCGGCCCCGACGCGGCCGTACGCGCCGAACTCGCCCTCGCCGCCCTCCTCGGCCTGGGCGTGATGTTCGGCATCGCCCGTGGAAGGGGAGTGCGAGCGATGCCCGTCGAGGACATCGTCGACCGGTACGGCCCGACGGTCCAGGCCCATCTGACGCCCTAG
- a CDS encoding aldo/keto reductase, whose product MDEREFGRSGQHASVVGLGTWQLGADWGDVDDKEALTVLEAAAESGVTFFDTADVYGDGRSEQTIATFLGSRPDLHVLVATKMGRRVDQIPENYVLDNFRAWNDRSRRNLGVDRIDLVQLHCPPTPVYSSDEVFDALDTLVEEERIAHYGVSVETCAEALTAIARPGVASVQIILNPFRLKPLYEVLPAARETGVGIIARVPLASGLLSGKYTKDTVFPENDHRAYNRHGESFDQGETFSGVDYATGVEAAVEFAALAPEGYTPAQLALRWIIQQPGVTTVIPGARSPEQARANAAAARLPELSDETLAAVRDLYDRRIKEQVEGRW is encoded by the coding sequence ATGGACGAGCGCGAATTCGGTAGGTCTGGTCAGCACGCATCCGTCGTCGGTCTCGGCACCTGGCAACTGGGCGCCGACTGGGGAGACGTCGACGACAAGGAGGCCCTGACGGTTCTGGAGGCGGCGGCCGAGTCGGGCGTCACCTTCTTCGACACCGCCGACGTCTACGGCGACGGACGCAGCGAGCAGACCATCGCCACGTTCCTGGGCAGTCGGCCCGACCTGCACGTGCTGGTCGCCACCAAGATGGGCCGCCGGGTCGACCAGATCCCGGAGAACTACGTCCTGGACAACTTCCGCGCCTGGAACGACCGCTCCCGCCGCAACCTCGGCGTCGACCGCATCGACCTGGTGCAGTTGCACTGCCCGCCCACCCCCGTCTACTCCAGCGACGAGGTCTTCGACGCGCTCGACACCCTCGTCGAGGAGGAGCGCATCGCGCACTACGGCGTCAGCGTGGAGACCTGCGCCGAGGCCCTCACCGCGATCGCCCGGCCGGGCGTGGCGAGCGTGCAGATCATCCTCAACCCGTTCCGCCTGAAGCCCCTGTACGAGGTGCTCCCGGCGGCCCGGGAGACCGGCGTCGGCATCATCGCCCGCGTCCCGCTCGCCTCCGGACTGCTCTCGGGCAAGTACACCAAGGACACCGTCTTCCCGGAGAACGACCACCGCGCCTACAACCGGCACGGCGAGTCCTTCGACCAGGGCGAGACGTTCTCCGGTGTCGACTACGCCACCGGTGTCGAGGCCGCCGTCGAGTTCGCGGCCCTCGCGCCCGAGGGGTACACCCCGGCCCAGCTGGCGCTGCGCTGGATCATCCAGCAGCCCGGTGTGACCACCGTGATCCCGGGTGCTCGCTCGCCCGAGCAGGCCCGCGCCAACGCGGCCGCCGCCAGGCTCCCGGAGCTCTCCGACGAGACCCTCGCGGCCGTCCGCGACCTGTACGACCGCCGCATCAAGGAGCAGGTCGAGGGACGCTGGTAG